DNA sequence from the Cercospora beticola chromosome 8, complete sequence genome:
catctcgccGCTGTTCCTCGCCCGAGAGATCATGGCCGTCGCCTTTCTCAAGTCGACGACAGTTGCTTCGCCGCCACCCAAGAGCCCTGGCTGCCCCTACACCGATGACTACGAGGTGGAGATACGGGCGACCTCAGACAAACAGGCGTTGACACAGCATGCTCGCAGGCTCGAGACGGTGATACGCAATGCTCTCGCAGAACAGAACCACGACAGGATAGGCAAGATTGTATGGCAGCTATGTCATGACTACGCGTATGCGGTCCATCAACCCCACGCTCGCAATGGCGGCCTCATTGGGTTGGCTGCCGCAGCCATAGCGTTAGGGCCGGTGAGTTGTGGCAACGGAACGCTGCTCCAGGCTGCCGCTGACATTGCACAGGAAGTAGCACGTTACCTGAAACAGATAGTGCCTCCAGTGTTGGTACGTGATCCTATCCTTGCACCGCGCTATGGTGGTCCATCACGATGCATTGAAGCCAGTTGCATGAGGAAAATTAACAACGCATATCTAGGCATGCTTCTCCGACCAAGATGCTCGGGTCAGATATTATGCTTGCGAGAGCATGTACAACATCGCCAAGGTGGCCAAAGGTGAAATATTGATATACTTCAACGATGTCTTCGATGCCCTCAGCAAACTGGCCGCCGACACCGAGCTTTCTGTCAAAAATGGAGccgagcttctcgatcgaCTGATCAAAGACATTGTATCCGAGTCTGCCGCCACATACACTTCAGTGCTTGTATCAGAAAGCAAAGAATCTACCGAAAACACTCCAGACCAGAGTGTTGAGATACCACAGGCATTCAGCTTACCAAAATTCATACCACTTCTTCAAGAGCGAATCAATGTGCAGAATCCTTGGGCAAGAACATTTCTTGTACAGTGGATATTGCTGTTGGACTCAATACCAGATCTTGAATTGGTCTCATATCTACCCAGCTTCCTGGAAGGGCTACTGACGTTTCTGAGCGATGGATCCCTCGATGTGCACAACGCGACCAGGGAGGTCCTCAGGAGATTCTTGAAGGAGATCAAGAAAATTGCCGAGGTGAAACAAGAGGTGGCTGAGAGCAaaaagagtagagaagagcacGGGCGAAAAGCAAGCGACTCAAGTTTCGTTGCTGATGATCATGCCAGCGACGCAGCGGAGGCGGAAGTGGAACCCGACCTGGATCAAAGTCGTGAGAGCAGAGAGAATGGCGAGATGCAAGCGATCGAAGCCGATACGAGCCCCGCCACTGGCGACCACCAGACACCGGATGATGCCTCTTCGTTTACCGCTGCAGACAATGACAACATCGAAGGCATGAATGCTGAAGACGAATGGATACCAGGCCAAGACGTCCAGATCGACTACCCAAAGATCACGGCAATCCTGGTGGACTTCCTGGCGAGGTCgcgcgaggaggaagtcCAACTCACATGCCTGAACTGGATTGGCGCGTTCCTCGAGATCTGCCCTGAAGACATTCTCCCATTCACACCGAGCTTATTACAGCAGCTACTGCCATCTCTTTCACACGACAAGGATCATGTGAACACGGAAGCGAAAAAGGTCAACAGTGAACTCATGAGATACATCATGTCTCTGCCGGACGACCCAACGCGAACACATGGTGGAGTTGTGGAGCAACCCACGCAGGCGGCAGTCGTAGTCGCAAATAACGCCTCAGGTTTGCGAGCACTTCGAGATGCAGGGGATGGAAAGCGAGAGTCACTGGGTAGCCGGACAGCTCGCAGGACGCCAGATGTCCCAGAATCACGAACACCTGAAGTCTCTACTCCCGAACCACCTGCAGACGAGTCCGAGAATATCAGCAATGCTCATCCAGATCTTGACTATGAGGCAGCAGTGAGCGCGCTGACTCTACAGTTCCTGCACGAGCACGAGGCCACCAGGGTCGCTGCATTAGCTTGGCTGATCATGCTTCATCGAAAGTCACCTCGGAAAATTTTGGCAATCCAGGATGCGACGTTTCCGGCACTGCTCAAGACGCTTAGTGATCCTGCAGAAGCTGTCGTCACCCGGGATCTGCTATTGCTGTCGGAGATTAGCAAGAGCAGCGATCAGAGTTACTTCACCTCATTCATGGTCAATCTACTGAAGCTTTTCGAGACAGACCGACGTCTTCTAGAATCGAGGGGCAACCTCATCATTCGACAATTGTGCCTCTCTCTGTCTGCAGAGCGCATCTTCCGAACCATGGCAGATTGCCtggagaaggacgaggatgatgtcgAATTTGCTTCTATCATGGTGCAAAATCTCAATAATAACCTCATCACTGCGCCAGAGCTGGCAGAGTTGCGCAGACGCCTGCGAAACCTTGACAGTAAAGAAGGTCAAAGCTTCTTCACGGTGTTGTTCAAGGCGTGGTGTCACAATGCAGTCGCCACTTTTTCACTTTGCTTACTGGCTCAAGCTTACGAACAGGCTTACAATCTGTTACTGGTCTTCTCAGAACTGGAAATGACTGTCAACATGCTCATCCAGATCGACAAGCTGGTGCAACTGCTGGAGTCACCCGTCTTTACCTACCTTCGAATGCAGCTCTTGGAGCCTGATCGTTACCCCCACCTGTACAAATGCCTGTATGgcttgctgatgctgctacCACAAAGTAGTGCATTTGCTGCACTCAAGAACAGGTTGAACAGTGTCTCAGCAATAGGATATCTGCACATCCGCGACCGTGTGGGACCAGCTGCCTCAGGAACGTCAAGTTCACTCAGCGGCAACTTCGGCGAGCGAAATCGTCTGAAGAGCCGCGAGGACAGTGGTGGGATCAAATGGAACGACCTGCTGGAGAAGTTCAAAGCCACGCAAGAAAAAGTGAGACGTTCTCAGCAGCGCCAGCTCATCAATCAGCATGGCCTTGATGACGCAGCTCCGGTAAAGGCACCACCGAAGGTGATACAGAAGCCAGAAAATCTCCAACAATCAGTCGCTCGCCAACCCAACCCACCTCCTGTCAGCCATCAACGGAACAAGTCAAGCCTTGGAAACCTGGGCCGCTTCGCCTCTCGCAACGccacgaagaacaagaaatAGGATCTCACatcagaagacgacgaaTACACACCCCTCATCCGGCGCATCTCGACGAATTTGACTCCCAGGTCGCTATCTGGTGGCATTCTGATGAGTCCCACTGTGGAAGCTCGACCGCAGCAGACTGGCAAAGGGAAGCTTGAGATCGAAGTCAAGATCGAtagcgaggaagaggaggcttTGAGGAAAGACAGCACTTTTGATCCCACGCCTGCGATGGGCTTTGATGGAGGTGGAGACGTGGATTGAGCCTGATTGAGGCCTTCTTGAGCACATATCTAGGACTGGGATGGCTCATGGTTGATGCTCGGAAACACAGGTCTGCATGAACCGGGACATAAAATCAGAGCAATTGAGCGGCCCTCTTGATAGAACTGGGAACGAAGAAATTCACGACTGAATACCGACGCGCTTCGCGGTGTGCttaagttttctaagaacaGCCACATCAGGCACGAGAGAGTTGGGAGGCGTGAAAGCCTTTGGACATCACGACATCGATTTGAGTCACCTGTGGCCGTTGAATTTTCTCAGATTCCTGGAAATAAGAGCTAAAAATACTTGCAGTATCTGCAGAATCCCGCTGACCGCGGAGAGTGAACAAAGTGGACATCTGTAAGTTCGGCGAGAACGGAAGCGCTGTCAACTACATGAATGTTCACAACTTTGACATAtaatctagatatactactactacatGTTTCTTCTACTTCAAGACTCAGGTCATTCCACGAGATAACTCTTCAGGCCGAGATCAAATTTCATCAACCTTCATACCTCGACGgagccttcctcttcctcgtcggatACCGTGGCTCCGAATCCGCAGCAGGTTGCGAAGATGTCGGGGTCTTCTttactttcttcttcctctgctgctTCGTAGGAGGAGGTGTCTTCTTCACTCGTCCTTCAGTCGTCCGTTCTGCCGCGGGCGCAGCCGCGGGAGAAGGACTTTTACTTTTGcttttgcttctgcttctacTCCTATCCCTCCACCTTCTACCACAAGTCGGACAAGCTCTACTCGCTGGCGTCCTCGTACGACTTCTCGGTCTTGGAGGTAAATGACTTGCTGTAGGGGTATTTGGTAATCTACGAGGTTCTTCGAGACGATTTTCGTAGCGGAGGTTGTCTACGCGTTGGATTCGGCGGTCGCGGTGGCGGGGTGTGGGTCTCCGACGATTTGAGGTTGGAGGTGAAGAGCGGACGAGGGTGTCGAAGGTTTGGGCGAAGGGTGGGGAGGTTGGGCCTTGGATGTCTGAGGCTCGGGGGGTGGAGGGTATGGGAGGGGAGAATGGGGGAGGGGTGGAGTGGAGTCTGTTGGGTGGGGTGCTGAAGGCTGTGTAGTAGCTTGAGAGTGGAGAGCTTGCGTTGCGGGTTGGGAGGTGTTCCATTGGGGATGGGGTTGGGGCGTAGTTGGGTGATGTTGGGAGGAGGCGAGGAGTGGAGGGGAGTCttggtggagaagaggacCATTGGCGCGCAGGCGGGCTGGAGTTGTAGGGAGAGTTGCGGGCGGTGTAGtaggttgttgctgttgcttgcGAGGCTCGGGAAGAACTGAGTGGCTGGTCGGGGTTTATGGCATTCCAGAGAGAAGTGAGCGGGCTGGAGCGAAGTGGTGCTGGGGGAGATGACGGAGGAGCTCGGGGCGACCCAACAACGATTTCTTCTTCCCCAGAATCGTTCTCATCTCCCTCGAGTCTTGGAGAGTATCGACTTCCCTCCTCTGTACTTCCCGTCGAGATGTCATCAGAAACGATGTCGGCCTCTTCGGTTGAGCTGGGTTCACTCTCAGAGGAGCTCATCTCAGGGTCATCGgtatcttcgtcttctggctCTGAGCTATCATGCCCGAATCCACCATAACCAGATCCATCATGGTCAGATCCACCATGATCTGATCCATCATGATCGGACCCATTGTGATCAGACCCACCATCTACAAATTCATCTTGATCAGAGTCAGGAGCATCGAACAATCCATTCATGACTTCCTCAAATGTTGGATGAGGAGAACGGGCTGGAGgatcgtcgtcttcatcatcactaTCTCTGTCAAGACAGTGAAAAAGCCTCGGCGCCCACTCCCGAAGTATTTCTTCAGCATTTTGTTCTAAGATAAACTCGTGGAAATTCTCGAGCCCCTTCCTGACATCTGATAACGCTCTGACAGACTGGCGCCGCGAGATCGAATTATCTCTAAAGGCTAAATGCCATTGTTCGATCGTCCAGTAAAAGTCGAAATCTCTTGCCATGGCATCTTCGACGATTTTGGTCATACGGTCCCTTAATTCGTCAGTTGGCAGTTCTTCAAGTGTTGGCCGAAGTTCAATCAGGAGCGCGAGATCTCGCCATTGATGGATCTCGAGTTTGACGAGTCTACTGTCCGTGTACAAGTGCATCGTACCGTAGACGCTGTCTATCGCTCTGCCAATATCGTCACCAGAAGAGGATATCCGTGTGCGTACCATTGCCGTGACGAATTTCCATGATGCTTGTGGTGGCCACCCACGTTTTGCGAGCCAGCGGAAGTCTTTGCACATGTTGCGGATGATAAAATTGTTGTCGTTTCGTGGCGTAAATGGTGAAGGTGGAAGACCTGGACTGGAACTTGGGAAGCGTATGAAGCTTTCTGCTGGCGAAACTTGAGTGGGAGAGGTTTCGAATGCTGGTGCGTTCGGCAAATTGTTCGAAAGAGCACTGAATGCACCACGCTCTGGACTACGAAGCTGACCGCTTGGAGAAGCGACTTGTTCATAAGGATAGTATCCATCGTCGTTGTTGCGCACGTCAAACCAAGGCACGGCCCAATTAATTCGATGGTATGGGTCGCATGGGTCGAAAATCGATTCCAGGTATTCCTTGGTCGCTTCCACATCACCACCGTGTACTGCAAGCTCATCTGTGAATTCAAGAAGCAGGTCTTGGTAGTCAAATCCAAGTCGCAAATAGTCCACAAAAAGTGGAATAAGTTGTTCGTGTAGTCCTTGACTGAGCAGGCGATCCGTGATGTAGCTGGGATCATGGAGTTTGTAGTGCAGATTTGCTACGTCTTCCACTGACAGACAAGACTCTCTTTTCACGACTGCTCTCCACTCATCTTCGATCAGATGCGCAGTACCTTCGAAGGATGCTGGCGCCCTGCTGGCAAATGCGTCACGGTAAATTTTGGATGCTGATAACCAGGCTGACAAGACATCTCGTCCATTATCTTCCACCCATCTGAGCTCATCCGCAAAGGCCGAGGCGATTATATCGTTGTGCGCGTGCATTTGGTCGACTTGCACGGCGAAAGTGATGTCTTCATTGCGATGGTAGGCTGTCCGATCGTCGATAACACGATCATAATTGCCGTCGTGGGACCAATCGTCTCGAATACTGATGGTGTCTGATGACTGATCATTAAGCTGCTCGTCATAGTCCGGTAGATTTTGATCCAGGACCTCTTGGGCCTCGACTGGTGCACTGTCTTCTGCCGGTTTACTGGCGTTGTTACCCATCGTGACGGAAGTGCTGGGAAACCAAGCTGAGCAATAGCATGTTTGCTTAGAGCCATCATCTTGAATGTGTACTGTGACAAAGAGATTGTGATCGAGCTGCCGCATCCGGCGATGGCAGTATCGAGCATAGTCTGTGAGCCCCTTGAGAACAAAGAATAGCCAGGTCTCGAAAGCTTCATAGGAATGCAGTTTGACAATGAGAAATGCCCTGAGTACCTGTCGTGATTAATTCCACGAATGGTGCTTGCGAGCCAACTTGATCTAGTACTAAGCAACATGTGAAAAGAACGTTAGCAAGGAGTCAGAATGGCAAATTTGTGCATAGTCTGATGAACTCCTAGTGAAAGTCAGATCGGCCTGTGCCGTCCCTGGGTCAACTCATGAGCTTTCCAAGTCCGGCAGCCATCGTCTCCAACTTTTCCAAGTtcaactaagaagaaaggtgGGCTTGACCAGGAACTATGCCGTCAAAAGACTGCCGTGGGTCATGTCAGAATTTGGGTCAGGCTCGCTTGGTATTCTTGACACTGGCGATGAACTTGACTGCAAAGTCGATGGTGTTTACAGTACTGTGCAGAATCGCATAGAAATTGCACTGATCAACGTCTCATGCCCGCAAACTTGACGAGGTGCAAGGCCGGAAAGCGTGTGTGATGTCCGGAACTTTCTTAGATATGCAGCTTGCTTCTGGACGCTTTGAGGTCGACATCAACATAGAGAATAATTTTGTTATGCCTCGAAGCATTGAGTAAAACAATGGCAAGGGCGAAGGAATGTGTCAGCATGTCGTCGGATCTTGGCACTCCGCTTTCGGATGCAAAATTTCCCCACGGCAAACTTTGCACCAATTATTTCGACGCACATCCGGTTTCAACCTGGCCCTTTTTGTCAAGCATTATAATTACAATCGAATAATGCTCGTCATCCAATGAGGTGCTCTCAGTGTGCACTCAATTGGTCAAGCTCGATGGCGCAGTGAGTATCAATCTTGCACGTATTTACTCATCAATCTCTAACATTACTTAGGCGGAAGCGCGCCGGGCTCATAACCCGGAGGGCGTCGGATCGAAACCGACTCGAGCTAGTTCTTTTGCTATTTGTACAGGTATTGGAAGTGTTGGTATCGTTATTCTTTTGTTCTTGGGGATCCGGGAGCTCAGGGAGATCTAGGGTGAAATTGGACGAAATGGGCTGCTTTTTTATGCTCGCAAGCGCTGTCTTTTGAAAGAGACAAGCCAGAACTCCAATTGTAGCGTGCTAACTGTGTGCGGGTTATGATTTATTCTCATATCCAGTTTGATCAAATTTCGTGCACGGACCACGTGCACGGCTTGGCACTGAAGTGAATCTCACGACCAGGAAACTTGACGCTGCAGAACATAACAACACATACGGCAGTATAGATCACAACAGTATAAAATCGATATGCAGTGGTGCAGGGGGAAAATCCGATGCTTCCAAGGACGGCGGAGCTCCCGCATTGGACGCAATGAAGAAAGCGGCGATTTCAACAGCATCGTGAACAAGATGGCAAGCAAGCGGCCACTTCTAGCTTACTCGAGCACACTGGACGAGTTGACTAGTTGTCTTTCTTATGCAAAGCGAAACCGACTAACGGCTATGCAGCCAAAATAAGCCCAAGATCTATGAAAGAGGCTACAGTATGACCATGCAATGCAGGACACCTTACGCTGCTGGTTGCTGATTTCTGTTGACATAACCTCTCAAGTCTCTTCGCGTCTTGTATGTGTGCATCAAACAGGGTATGCGACGATGTGTTGGCCATACCTCCTATGGGGAGACGAAGTCGATTGCCTTGACGTCACCGCCAAGAACGCAACAACGACTCTTTCCCATGCTCTAGTGACCTCTCAACCCTGCGGTACGCCGTCCATCAAATGCCATATCGATTTGGCCAGTCTTCCTGCCCAAACTAACTGAGTCACTACGAAAGAAATCATTTGGAAGCTTCAGAGGTGCCGTTTAGCAGGACATGACTCCGATAGACAGGTGAGTGCGTGGGGCAGTCCCTGCTGCCTGGAATAACTACAAGAGAGTATTCACAACTTCTCGCCTTCTGAGATCAAGAAAGCATTCTTTGAAATCATGTCTCAAGATGATGGACCCGCCAGCTTTCAGCAGCCGCCAAAGCCGCCATCGCGTAAAGAAACGCGTGAGAATCCTGCTCCCACTCTTGCTTGGATCGAGGATCGAATCGCAGAGATCTATTCTGTCAGACAGGTTCATCAGCAACATGTCAACATTGCGCAATACACCTTAAGCACCTACATGGATACCTACACTGCGATTCACGAGTTTTGCACATTCACAAAACACGGTCGAACAGAATCTGGCGAACTGAACGGAGAGAGCCTTTACCGACGCCTGGAATCTGCGATCAAAGCCTACTGTCAAGAAGTAGCGGCTGTGCTTTCCGCTTCACAGGGCGGAGAGAGCATCGATCGCCCCGGTGTCCCAGTTGCAGTGCTGTCAGCATACTCGCGTCAAAGGAATACCTTCTCGCAGATATGCAAGAAAGTCGAGCATATGTTTAGCTTTCTTGACCGGCATTGGATTAAGAGAGAAGTT
Encoded proteins:
- a CDS encoding uncharacterized protein (BUSCO:EOG09260M87) codes for the protein MAVAFLKSTTVASPPPKSPGCPYTDDYEVEIRATSDKQALTQHARRLETVIRNALAEQNHDRIGKIVWQLCHDYAYAVHQPHARNGGLIGLAAAAIALGPEVARYLKQIVPPVLACFSDQDARVRYYACESMYNIAKVAKGEILIYFNDVFDALSKLAADTELSVKNGAELLDRLIKDIVSESAATYTSVLVSESKESTENTPDQSVEIPQAFSLPKFIPLLQERINVQNPWARTFLVQWILLLDSIPDLELVSYLPSFLEGLLTFLSDGSLDVHNATREVLRRFLKEIKKIAEVKQEVAESKKSREEHGRKASDSSFVADDHASDAAEAEVEPDLDQSRESRENGEMQAIEADTSPATGDHQTPDDASSFTAADNDNIEGMNAEDEWIPGQDVQIDYPKITAILVDFLARSREEEVQLTCLNWIGAFLEICPEDILPFTPSLLQQLLPSLSHDKDHVNTEAKKVNSELMRYIMSLPDDPTRTHGGVVEQPTQAAVVVANNASGLRALRDAGDGKRESLGSRTARRTPDVPESRTPEVSTPEPPADESENISNAHPDLDYEAAVSALTLQFLHEHEATRVAALAWLIMLHRKSPRKILAIQDATFPALLKTLSDPAEAVVTRDLLLLSEISKSSDQSYFTSFMVNLLKLFETDRRLLESRGNLIIRQLCLSLSAERIFRTMADCLEKDEDDVEFASIMVQNLNNNLITAPELAELRRRLRNLDSKEGQSFFTVLFKAWCHNAVATFSLCLLAQAYEQAYNLLLVFSELEMTVNMLIQIDKLVQLLESPVFTYLRMQLLEPDRYPHLYKCLYGLLMLLPQSSAFAALKNRLNSVSAIGYLHIRDRVGPAASGTSSSLSGNFGERNRLKSREDSGGIKWNDLLEKFKATQEKVRRSQQRQLINQHGLDDAAPVKAPPKVIQKPENLQQSVARQPNPPPVSHQRNKSSLGNLGRFASRNATKNKK